A single genomic interval of Peribacillus sp. FSL H8-0477 harbors:
- a CDS encoding ABC transporter ATP-binding protein, whose translation MTKVRIENVSKYFGEVKGVDNADLTIEDGEFFTLLGPSGCGKTTLLRTLAGFYQQEEGNVYFGDQCINDLPTYKRNIGMVFQSYSIFPHLTVFENVAYGLKARKVNKIQMKERVLEALRMVELEDYQDRQPALLSGGQQQRIALARAVVIHPGILLMDEPLSNLDAKLRLKMRADIRDLQKKLNITTIYVTHDQEEALAVSDRIAVLKKGKIQQIGKPHEIYLSPVNQFVANFIGSTNFLTARISEDVNKGSIVTVANKEYPIVLKKPYSGPAVYSVRPEQIKIKRTSSAGPFVKGVIVEATFLGEKVEYNVQLNNTTEIIQVNEHAVHYDLLMNKGEHVELYLNPEEAVLFSEDGEEVLNIHDNYSSTVYEPV comes from the coding sequence ATGACAAAGGTGAGAATAGAAAACGTGTCTAAGTACTTTGGTGAAGTAAAAGGAGTAGACAATGCAGATCTTACAATAGAAGATGGTGAATTTTTCACCTTACTCGGTCCAAGCGGCTGCGGTAAAACAACCTTACTGCGAACCTTAGCAGGATTTTATCAACAAGAAGAAGGAAATGTCTATTTCGGTGATCAATGTATAAATGATTTGCCCACTTACAAGAGAAATATCGGGATGGTTTTCCAAAGTTATTCGATTTTCCCCCACTTAACGGTTTTTGAGAATGTTGCTTATGGGTTGAAGGCTCGGAAGGTAAATAAAATCCAAATGAAAGAAAGAGTCCTAGAGGCGTTAAGAATGGTTGAACTTGAGGATTATCAAGATCGTCAGCCTGCTTTATTAAGCGGCGGGCAGCAGCAGAGGATTGCCTTAGCAAGAGCGGTTGTTATCCATCCAGGAATACTCCTAATGGATGAACCTCTATCTAATTTGGATGCAAAGCTTCGTTTAAAGATGAGGGCGGACATTCGTGATCTGCAAAAGAAACTAAATATTACAACGATTTATGTTACGCATGATCAAGAAGAGGCATTAGCCGTTTCAGATCGAATTGCCGTTCTGAAAAAGGGGAAAATTCAACAAATCGGCAAGCCTCATGAAATCTATTTAAGTCCTGTTAACCAGTTTGTTGCCAACTTTATTGGTTCAACTAACTTCCTAACAGCCAGGATAAGTGAAGATGTAAACAAAGGATCCATTGTTACGGTTGCCAATAAAGAATATCCGATTGTGTTAAAGAAACCATACAGCGGTCCTGCTGTTTATTCGGTGAGGCCGGAGCAAATTAAAATAAAGCGAACTAGCAGCGCCGGACCCTTTGTAAAAGGAGTCATTGTAGAGGCTACCTTTTTAGGGGAAAAAGTTGAGTACAACGTTCAACTAAATAATACGACAGAAATCATTCAGGTAAATGAACACGCGGTTCATTATGATTTATTAATGAATAAAGGAGAGCATGTAGAGCTGTATTTGAATCCTGAAGAAGCCGTTCTGTTTAGTGAAGATGGGGAGGAGGTTTTAAACATCCATGACAACTACTCGAGCACTGTCTACGAGCCGGTTTAA
- a CDS encoding ABC transporter substrate-binding protein, with protein sequence MKKNILLTWIIALVFILAACSEDTSSNDDGTKSTSKKVTVYSPHETTLINPIIKEFQEVTGITVELVTGGSGELLNRIKAESGKPLGDVLWGGGAESLEAFKENFEPFEVSESENILDVYKSSDNSWTGFSALPMVIMYNKDMVKETDVPDSWESLLDAKWKGKIAYADPAKSGSSFTQLVTILKAKGDAGEEGWSFVKKLQKNMDGKVLSSSSMAPKGVADGEFPIGLTHEQGAYQYITGGANVGVSYPTEGTSAVPDGMAIIKGAKNVDNAQQLMNFLAGKDVQEMLVKEFNRRSVRTDVEPPEGLIKTTDIKLVDYDLEWASSNQTDILGKFQDILIGK encoded by the coding sequence ATGAAAAAAAATATCCTGTTAACTTGGATCATAGCGCTCGTTTTTATACTAGCTGCCTGCTCCGAGGACACAAGCAGTAATGACGATGGAACGAAATCGACCAGCAAGAAAGTTACGGTATATTCTCCGCATGAAACAACCTTGATTAATCCTATTATTAAAGAGTTTCAAGAAGTAACAGGGATCACTGTTGAGCTGGTAACTGGCGGAAGCGGTGAACTTCTCAATCGAATTAAGGCTGAATCAGGCAAACCATTAGGAGATGTACTATGGGGCGGAGGTGCTGAATCTCTGGAAGCTTTTAAAGAGAACTTTGAACCATTTGAAGTGAGTGAAAGCGAAAATATATTAGATGTGTACAAGAGTTCTGATAATAGTTGGACAGGTTTTTCAGCGTTGCCGATGGTCATTATGTATAACAAAGATATGGTAAAAGAAACAGATGTGCCAGATTCATGGGAATCCTTACTGGATGCGAAGTGGAAAGGGAAAATTGCGTATGCGGATCCCGCTAAATCAGGCTCATCCTTTACACAATTGGTCACCATCCTTAAAGCAAAAGGGGACGCAGGAGAAGAAGGCTGGAGTTTTGTTAAAAAGCTGCAAAAAAATATGGACGGCAAAGTTTTAAGCAGCTCTAGTATGGCTCCAAAAGGTGTAGCGGATGGGGAGTTCCCGATTGGCCTTACGCATGAACAAGGGGCATATCAATATATTACGGGCGGAGCAAATGTTGGGGTATCTTATCCTACAGAAGGAACTTCAGCAGTACCGGATGGGATGGCGATTATCAAGGGAGCCAAAAACGTAGACAATGCACAGCAATTAATGAACTTCCTTGCCGGAAAAGATGTGCAGGAAATGCTGGTAAAAGAATTTAATCGCCGTTCAGTAAGAACCGATGTAGAACCCCCAGAGGGACTGATTAAAACAACAGATATTAAATTGGTCGATTATGACCTTGAGTGGGCATCTAGTAATCAAACAGATATTTTAGGGAAGTTCCAAGATATTTTAATTGGAAAGTAA
- a CDS encoding response regulator transcription factor produces MIKLVIADDERLIREGIKYGIEWDRLGIEIVGEAATGREALEMIEKHQPHLLFTDIRMPGLNGLELIKHANQAKKNIKTIILSGYNDFSYAQDAIKLGVKDFLLKPLDDQELYITIKRVVEEINEEQIAGLEKEKRKIDEFVKDLSNEIPQSLENLMKQYSRYFLVVWESAAGMTPEKILTGNGLQNVYGQNEKNLGYFIGFEEQEAASLEAIHQQFIKSSFIGGASDYSSDFSVIAKLYAQAQLAKDHYKSLGQEGCLKFSELAGNIDITDIIQYITHHYHKALTLHDLASSIYISDSYFSRIFKEKTGKKFIDYLTEIRIDKAKQLLEHTDLKTNEVSSSVGYPNARYFSQIFKRYTGFVPSEFKKKSLKHENI; encoded by the coding sequence GTGATCAAGTTAGTAATTGCTGATGATGAAAGGCTTATACGAGAAGGGATCAAGTATGGCATTGAGTGGGACAGGCTCGGAATTGAAATTGTAGGAGAAGCAGCTACCGGAAGAGAAGCGCTGGAAATGATAGAGAAACATCAGCCGCATCTGTTATTTACTGATATCAGAATGCCAGGTTTGAATGGACTAGAATTAATCAAACATGCCAATCAAGCAAAAAAGAATATTAAAACGATTATCCTATCTGGCTACAATGATTTTTCATATGCGCAGGATGCAATTAAGTTAGGAGTGAAGGATTTTTTATTAAAGCCATTAGATGATCAGGAGCTGTACATAACCATTAAAAGAGTCGTAGAAGAAATTAACGAGGAACAAATTGCGGGTCTTGAAAAAGAAAAAAGAAAAATCGATGAGTTTGTTAAAGACCTATCCAACGAGATTCCGCAGTCTTTAGAAAACTTAATGAAACAATATTCTCGTTATTTCTTAGTGGTATGGGAATCTGCCGCGGGAATGACTCCTGAAAAGATTCTTACTGGTAACGGTTTGCAAAATGTGTACGGTCAAAATGAAAAAAACCTTGGTTATTTTATTGGTTTTGAAGAGCAGGAAGCAGCTAGTTTAGAAGCCATTCATCAACAATTTATAAAGTCATCATTTATTGGAGGTGCGAGCGACTATTCTTCTGATTTCTCAGTCATAGCTAAGCTCTATGCCCAAGCGCAGCTAGCAAAAGATCATTATAAATCACTGGGCCAAGAGGGGTGTTTAAAATTCAGTGAGTTAGCAGGAAATATAGATATAACGGATATTATTCAGTATATTACCCATCATTACCATAAGGCGCTTACTCTTCATGATTTGGCATCAAGTATCTATATATCGGATAGCTATTTTAGTCGAATTTTCAAAGAGAAAACAGGAAAGAAATTTATCGATTATCTAACCGAGATACGTATCGATAAAGCCAAACAGCTGCTTGAACATACCGATTTAAAAACAAATGAAGTGAGTAGCAGCGTTGGTTATCCAAATGCAAGATACTTCAGTCAAATTTTCAAAAGGTATACAGGGTTTGTTCCCTCGGAATTTAAAAAGAAGAGCTTGAAGCATGAAAATATTTAA
- a CDS encoding cache domain-containing sensor histidine kinase → MYAKFMNLSFQTRLMIFFIISAFVPLIVLGVFTYQKSSELSKEQVSQQVLEGMTQINRNLTFFNQDIQQLSHFIYRSEIVQNALEKPKTRSEKEKYQDFIQVRELLSTLTDSKNWDLDIYLIGLNDDRYFTGEYLSKQYDQYMENWGIFRKVKAANGALVWETNYTIRKVDANEVVLSAGQLLKEPSTGKPLGYLIIDITESDISRIYQQEESQFSQNMFLLDEGGYVISSYPSKSTVGLKFQHSSTETVLANEKGFTKTTFQDEPSIMVYDTGLETQYKMVTFIPEDEVIEKNKIFGYVTISLLIIGLIIGLWLAYFFAKTLTNPINKLIHLMEKVEKGDLSVRFHFKYSDEIGNLGNRFNHMLTQMNTLIHESVEKQTRLTEAELHTLRAQINPHFLYNTLETISTISKLRGVKIVSDISLALGKIFRFSINKDKEFVKLEEEVELLRHYLFIQEVRFEDKIIVTIDMEEEAGKCMIPVLLIQPLVENALSHGLELKETQGHLQINIYCIKKTLWIKIQDDGLGMSEDRIQEVLNEKETIQNQRPGVGLANVRKRLNLYYGAEYGLTIKSQENKGTIITLKLPETKEGE, encoded by the coding sequence ATGTATGCAAAATTTATGAATCTATCCTTTCAAACGCGGTTAATGATTTTTTTTATTATTTCAGCTTTCGTTCCTCTTATTGTATTAGGGGTGTTCACCTACCAAAAGTCTTCTGAACTTTCTAAAGAACAAGTCAGTCAACAGGTTCTTGAGGGAATGACCCAAATTAATCGCAATCTTACATTTTTTAATCAAGATATCCAGCAGCTGAGTCATTTTATTTACCGCAGTGAAATTGTCCAGAATGCGTTGGAAAAACCAAAAACGAGAAGTGAGAAAGAAAAATATCAAGATTTTATACAAGTAAGAGAGCTGCTGAGTACGTTAACCGATTCAAAAAATTGGGATCTGGATATTTACTTAATTGGTTTAAATGATGATAGATATTTCACTGGTGAATATTTGTCCAAACAGTATGATCAGTATATGGAGAATTGGGGGATATTTCGTAAAGTTAAAGCAGCCAATGGCGCATTGGTTTGGGAAACGAATTACACGATTCGGAAAGTTGATGCCAATGAAGTGGTACTTAGTGCGGGACAACTGCTAAAGGAGCCTTCGACAGGCAAGCCTCTTGGCTATTTAATCATCGATATAACAGAATCAGATATTTCTAGAATCTACCAACAGGAAGAGAGCCAGTTTTCGCAGAATATGTTTTTACTAGATGAAGGAGGATACGTAATCTCAAGTTATCCGAGTAAATCAACAGTTGGGCTTAAATTTCAACATTCGTCGACAGAAACAGTTCTTGCCAATGAAAAAGGATTTACCAAAACAACTTTTCAAGACGAACCGTCTATTATGGTTTACGATACGGGACTCGAAACACAATATAAAATGGTAACTTTTATCCCGGAAGATGAAGTGATTGAGAAAAATAAGATATTTGGATATGTAACGATTAGTTTACTTATTATTGGTTTAATAATTGGCCTTTGGCTAGCCTACTTTTTTGCAAAAACACTGACTAATCCAATAAATAAATTAATTCATTTAATGGAAAAGGTAGAGAAGGGCGATCTGTCTGTTCGGTTTCATTTTAAATATTCAGATGAAATTGGGAATTTAGGAAATCGCTTTAATCATATGCTGACACAAATGAATACCTTAATCCATGAAAGCGTTGAAAAACAGACTAGGTTAACAGAGGCGGAGTTACATACATTACGAGCACAAATCAATCCCCACTTTTTATACAATACTCTCGAAACAATCAGCACAATCTCTAAATTAAGAGGCGTGAAAATTGTCAGTGATATTTCTCTAGCATTAGGAAAAATTTTTCGTTTTTCAATAAATAAGGATAAGGAGTTTGTCAAATTAGAGGAAGAGGTTGAACTACTAAGACATTATTTATTTATTCAGGAAGTTCGTTTTGAGGATAAGATAATCGTTACGATTGATATGGAAGAAGAAGCAGGGAAATGTATGATTCCAGTTCTTTTAATTCAGCCGTTGGTGGAGAACGCTCTATCTCATGGATTGGAATTAAAAGAAACACAGGGACATCTACAGATCAACATTTATTGTATTAAGAAAACGCTCTGGATAAAAATACAAGATGACGGGTTAGGTATGTCAGAGGATAGAATCCAAGAAGTTCTGAATGAGAAGGAGACCATCCAAAATCAAAGACCAGGCGTGGGATTAGCCAATGTTAGGAAGAGGCTGAACCTGTACTATGGTGCAGAATATGGGCTCACCATTAAAAGTCAGGAAAATAAAGGTACGATCATTACCTTGAAGCTGCCTGAAACCAAAGAGGGGGAGTGA
- a CDS encoding endonuclease/exonuclease/phosphatase family protein: protein MKKLFMLIVFSLLFTFTPLVPPAGAETNPSVKGKETIPVNIMSYNIHHGVGTDSQLDLGRIANVIKENGAEIIGLQEVDKHYGARSNFEDQTKKIAKLLGYNHYVYGANLNLDPNIGDTKRREYGTAIISKYPIIKSTNTFLTSVGEQRGLLHATVNVKGYHVQIYNTHLGLDEASRTTQIEEIITESNKFEGPSVLMGDFNTTPETAEIQKLLTGSKFIDSFSGIDDPYTFPVPNPIKQIDYIFTSDFINIANQRVLFTEASDHLPIITTIELSKVKTVSYQGTVFYLFWMI, encoded by the coding sequence ATGAAAAAATTATTCATGTTAATCGTATTCAGCCTTTTATTTACCTTCACACCGCTTGTACCACCTGCAGGTGCAGAAACAAATCCTTCAGTAAAGGGAAAAGAGACGATCCCAGTAAATATTATGTCTTATAATATTCATCATGGGGTAGGCACAGATAGTCAGCTTGATTTAGGGCGAATAGCCAATGTAATCAAAGAGAATGGGGCAGAAATCATCGGTTTACAGGAAGTTGATAAACATTATGGTGCTCGGAGTAACTTTGAGGACCAAACAAAAAAAATCGCGAAATTACTGGGCTACAATCACTATGTATATGGAGCGAATTTAAATTTGGATCCGAATATTGGGGATACAAAGCGAAGAGAATATGGGACAGCTATTATAAGTAAATACCCAATTATTAAATCAACGAATACATTTCTCACTAGTGTAGGTGAACAGCGCGGACTGCTGCATGCGACAGTCAATGTAAAAGGATATCATGTTCAAATCTACAATACACATTTAGGCTTGGATGAAGCGAGCAGAACCACCCAGATTGAAGAGATTATCACAGAGAGCAATAAATTTGAAGGACCATCTGTTTTAATGGGAGATTTTAATACAACACCCGAAACGGCTGAAATCCAGAAGCTTTTAACTGGATCTAAATTTATCGATAGTTTTTCTGGAATAGATGACCCCTATACGTTTCCAGTCCCAAACCCGATTAAGCAAATTGACTATATTTTCACCAGTGATTTTATAAACATTGCGAATCAACGAGTATTATTCACAGAAGCCTCTGATCACTTGCCAATCATTACAACAATTGAATTGAGTAAAGTTAAAACGGTTTCCTACCAAGGAACCGTTTTTTACTTATTTTGGATGATATAA
- a CDS encoding aldo/keto reductase: protein MKKRQLGNSSLQVSEIGLGCMSLGKDAAHAETIISAALEEGINYFDTADLYDFGVNEKIVGQALKHVRDEVIIATKVGNRWNEAKDNVKWDASAAYIKSAVKDSLSRLGTDYIDFYQLHGGMIEDNIEESISAFEELKKEGLIRYYGISSIRPNVIKKYAADSAIQAVMMQYSLLDRRPEEWQHLLEENQISLIARGPVAKGLLSKKMLTKASNNVKEKGYLDYSYEELAALLPTIQETLPRPLTETALQYVLAHPSVATVVAGASSVEQLRENCQAVRSLPLTEEELAALKKLTKESVYTAHRE from the coding sequence GTGAAAAAACGTCAGTTAGGAAATTCAAGTCTCCAAGTATCAGAAATTGGACTCGGCTGTATGTCACTTGGTAAGGATGCTGCACACGCGGAAACGATTATCTCTGCTGCTCTCGAAGAAGGCATCAACTATTTTGACACGGCCGATCTTTATGACTTTGGTGTCAATGAAAAAATCGTAGGTCAGGCTTTGAAACACGTTCGAGACGAAGTGATCATTGCCACGAAGGTCGGAAATCGCTGGAATGAAGCGAAGGATAACGTGAAGTGGGATGCCTCAGCTGCTTACATCAAAAGCGCAGTTAAGGACAGCTTAAGCCGGCTCGGAACGGATTATATCGATTTTTACCAGCTTCATGGCGGAATGATTGAAGATAATATAGAAGAAAGTATATCAGCTTTTGAGGAATTAAAAAAAGAAGGCTTGATTCGCTATTACGGAATCTCTTCCATTCGTCCCAATGTGATCAAGAAATATGCAGCTGACTCAGCTATTCAAGCAGTCATGATGCAGTATAGTCTCCTTGATCGCCGGCCAGAGGAATGGCAGCACCTGCTTGAAGAGAACCAAATCAGCCTTATTGCCAGAGGCCCAGTTGCTAAAGGTCTTCTCAGCAAAAAAATGTTGACGAAAGCATCCAACAACGTCAAAGAAAAGGGCTATCTTGATTACAGCTATGAAGAATTGGCTGCCTTGCTTCCTACTATTCAAGAAACGCTGCCGCGGCCGCTTACGGAAACCGCCCTGCAATATGTACTTGCCCATCCATCGGTCGCAACTGTAGTTGCTGGAGCCAGCTCCGTTGAACAGCTTCGCGAAAACTGCCAAGCTGTCCGCAGCCTTCCACTCACGGAGGAAGAACTTGCTGCTCTTAAAAAGCTAACGAAGGAAAGCGTCTATACCGCACACAGGGAATAA
- a CDS encoding YqkE family protein: MKKKQQRIPQKKQEDTSPKLGDMINSDILAKLRETQKELSQAEQVKKEAEEEKKREERRLREKNKSFEELLGESNLDWKKYK; this comes from the coding sequence ATGAAGAAAAAACAACAACGGATACCGCAAAAAAAACAGGAAGACACGTCTCCAAAACTCGGTGATATGATTAATTCAGATATCCTAGCAAAACTTCGTGAAACACAAAAAGAACTATCGCAGGCAGAACAAGTAAAAAAAGAAGCTGAAGAAGAAAAAAAACGAGAAGAGCGTAGATTGCGCGAGAAAAACAAATCGTTTGAAGAGCTGCTTGGAGAGAGTAATTTAGACTGGAAAAAATATAAATAA
- a CDS encoding alpha/beta hydrolase codes for MKKWWIAAAGLTAAYTVGIGVYFSNQIMYMKKKEDDFIKNREITAKRLDLAAFTRLPQTEHLIFSPAGYTVKAIFVEPYQHNKWVIICHGVTENKTNSIKYMNLFLKLGFNAVIYDHRRHGESGGKTSSYGHYEKDDLKAVIDELKKQKGDHLILGIHGESMGAVSMLLYAGMIEDSADFYIADCPFSDFEELLTYQLQEKIPFPHRTVLPIGRFFIRLRDSYWTSEVSPQQHIQKIKKPVLFIHSEPDTFIPPSMTKELYELKLGPKQLYLAPRGAHAQSYIENTEEYEKVVSQFIDQYVL; via the coding sequence ATGAAGAAATGGTGGATAGCAGCTGCTGGCCTTACGGCTGCTTATACAGTCGGTATTGGTGTTTATTTTTCAAATCAAATTATGTACATGAAGAAAAAGGAAGATGACTTTATTAAAAACCGTGAAATCACGGCAAAGAGACTTGATCTTGCTGCTTTTACAAGGTTGCCGCAAACAGAGCACCTTATCTTTTCTCCAGCAGGCTATACGGTTAAAGCCATTTTTGTCGAACCCTATCAACATAATAAATGGGTCATTATTTGCCATGGAGTGACTGAAAACAAAACCAATTCCATTAAATATATGAACCTTTTTCTAAAATTAGGATTCAATGCGGTCATTTATGACCATCGCCGTCATGGAGAGTCAGGCGGAAAGACTAGCTCCTATGGTCATTATGAGAAAGATGATCTTAAAGCGGTTATTGATGAACTGAAGAAACAAAAAGGAGATCATCTTATCCTTGGCATACATGGAGAATCAATGGGTGCCGTCAGCATGCTGCTTTACGCAGGAATGATTGAAGACAGCGCCGATTTTTACATTGCCGACTGTCCGTTCTCAGATTTCGAAGAATTGTTGACCTATCAGCTTCAAGAAAAAATCCCGTTTCCACACAGGACCGTTCTTCCTATCGGCCGATTCTTTATCCGGCTGCGTGACAGCTACTGGACAAGTGAAGTCTCACCGCAACAGCATATCCAAAAGATAAAAAAACCAGTTCTCTTTATTCACAGCGAACCGGATACCTTTATTCCACCATCCATGACAAAAGAATTGTACGAGCTAAAGCTAGGACCTAAGCAGCTCTACCTCGCTCCCCGTGGAGCACATGCCCAGTCCTATATTGAAAACACGGAGGAATACGAAAAAGTTGTTTCGCAATTTATTGATCAGTATGTATTGTAA
- a CDS encoding iron-sulfur cluster biosynthesis family protein has product MKIEWTESAIEKITEKIADREGYLLLKYDTEGNGCVMNGVTALWLMDELDEKEDIEISTNLMPVYVEKSKMIFMDDELKIDFVPAVNSFQLKSPNQMLNPRLSFMNRTK; this is encoded by the coding sequence ATGAAAATTGAATGGACAGAATCAGCTATTGAAAAGATAACAGAGAAGATTGCCGATAGAGAAGGTTATCTTCTATTGAAATATGATACAGAAGGTAACGGATGTGTAATGAACGGAGTAACAGCCTTATGGCTCATGGATGAACTTGATGAAAAGGAAGACATAGAAATCTCAACGAATCTCATGCCGGTGTATGTAGAAAAATCAAAGATGATATTTATGGATGACGAGTTGAAAATTGATTTCGTACCAGCAGTTAACAGCTTTCAGCTTAAAAGTCCTAATCAAATGTTGAATCCGCGGTTAAGCTTTATGAATCGTACGAAATAA
- a CDS encoding YolD-like family protein codes for MLKDRGRMKWTAMMLPEHVTMLREWAHEDSYESERLLDEQQLEEMNMTMGEAMETGKTVTITYYEQRRYQLLIGTIHYYNETQQKLHVIDCFEQPHYIALNRMVDIRFTD; via the coding sequence ATGCTGAAAGATCGTGGACGAATGAAATGGACAGCAATGATGCTGCCAGAACACGTTACAATGCTCCGGGAATGGGCGCATGAAGACTCCTATGAAAGTGAACGGCTGCTTGACGAACAACAGCTCGAAGAAATGAATATGACAATGGGAGAAGCAATGGAAACGGGAAAGACCGTGACGATTACGTATTATGAGCAGCGGCGTTATCAGCTGCTGATTGGCACTATCCACTACTATAATGAAACACAGCAAAAACTGCATGTCATCGACTGTTTTGAGCAGCCTCACTACATTGCCCTCAACAGGATGGTTGATATTCGGTTTACAGATTAG
- a CDS encoding Y-family DNA polymerase translates to MVDYEKMPKQSIMCIDMKSFYASCTAVMLGIDPLDCHLAIVGDKQRTGSVVLAASPRLKKDFGIKTGSRMFEIPNDPRILVEEPKMATYMRISTEITRLFHRYVPMEAIHVYSVDESFIRVDGATSLWGDARTIAAKIKDEIEREFQLSCAIGIGPNMLLAKLCLDLDAKHTGIAEWTYEDVPSKLWPVSPLNKMWGIGGRLQKTLNGMGIFTVKQLAHYSLEMLEKKFGVMGNQLYYHAWGIDLSEIGAPIMEGQVSFGKSQILLRDYKEEREIKQVILEICEEVARRARTHSKAGRTISLGIGYSQDEFGGGFQRSRSIDDPTNITMDLYRVCLQLFKENYCGKTVRSIAVTLSSIVDDNEMQLSLFDKSRWKKRELGYTVDRIRSKYGSKALLRAVSYTDAGTAVYRSKLLGGHKA, encoded by the coding sequence ATGGTGGATTATGAAAAGATGCCAAAGCAGTCGATTATGTGCATTGATATGAAAAGCTTTTATGCAAGTTGTACGGCTGTCATGCTCGGGATTGATCCCTTGGATTGTCATTTGGCGATTGTAGGAGATAAGCAGCGTACGGGCAGTGTGGTGCTGGCTGCTTCCCCAAGGTTGAAAAAGGATTTTGGAATTAAGACGGGTTCACGGATGTTTGAGATTCCCAATGATCCGCGGATTCTGGTAGAAGAGCCTAAAATGGCGACCTATATGCGGATATCAACCGAAATTACCCGCTTGTTTCACCGGTATGTTCCAATGGAAGCCATTCATGTCTACAGTGTAGATGAAAGCTTTATTCGAGTTGACGGAGCCACTTCGCTATGGGGAGATGCTCGTACGATTGCTGCGAAGATTAAAGATGAAATTGAACGGGAATTTCAACTTTCCTGTGCAATCGGCATTGGACCAAATATGTTATTGGCAAAGCTATGTCTAGATTTGGATGCTAAGCATACAGGGATTGCCGAATGGACGTACGAGGATGTACCGTCAAAGCTTTGGCCTGTTTCGCCCCTTAATAAAATGTGGGGGATTGGCGGCAGGCTCCAGAAAACCCTAAACGGAATGGGAATCTTTACGGTCAAACAGCTTGCACACTACAGTCTGGAAATGCTTGAAAAAAAATTCGGCGTCATGGGAAATCAACTGTATTACCATGCTTGGGGAATTGATCTCTCGGAAATAGGAGCACCGATTATGGAAGGGCAGGTTAGTTTTGGCAAGAGTCAAATTTTACTGCGGGATTATAAGGAAGAGAGGGAAATCAAACAGGTGATTCTGGAAATATGCGAGGAAGTGGCGAGACGAGCACGTACACACTCAAAAGCCGGGCGAACGATTAGTCTTGGGATTGGGTATAGTCAAGATGAATTCGGCGGCGGTTTTCAGCGCTCGAGATCCATTGATGACCCGACAAATATCACCATGGACTTATATAGGGTCTGCCTGCAGCTGTTTAAAGAAAATTACTGTGGTAAAACGGTACGGAGTATTGCAGTTACGCTTTCTAGTATCGTTGATGATAATGAAATGCAACTTAGTTTATTCGATAAATCGCGCTGGAAAAAACGAGAGCTGGGCTATACGGTTGACCGAATTCGCTCGAAATACGGCTCAAAAGCGTTACTGCGGGCTGTGTCATATACAGATGCAGGAACGGCTGTATACCGAAGTAAACTGCTCGGCGGACATAAGGCATAA
- a CDS encoding C40 family peptidase — MKKWIASAAIASALMLTPIHAFANIGDKTLKPATTSNDNRQLQELLKIKGYFTYSGSFTTYYGSYTTSAVKKFQKAKGLTADGIAGPATFKALGVYNVNNTTLIKNAKSLLGTPYKWGGTTTSGFDCSGLIYYVYKKQGITLPRTSASLYKNTGLKVSSPSKGDLVFFDTSSNKTGVNHVGIFIGNGEFISAASSKGVSIAKMNNSYWKAAYKGAKTL, encoded by the coding sequence ATGAAAAAATGGATAGCTTCAGCTGCCATTGCTTCCGCTTTAATGCTTACACCAATTCATGCTTTTGCAAATATCGGAGATAAAACACTTAAACCGGCTACAACAAGCAACGATAATCGCCAGCTTCAAGAGCTGTTGAAAATAAAAGGTTACTTTACATACAGTGGTTCATTCACAACCTATTATGGCAGCTACACAACATCCGCCGTGAAGAAATTCCAAAAAGCAAAAGGACTTACTGCAGATGGAATTGCAGGTCCAGCAACTTTTAAAGCACTTGGCGTATACAACGTTAACAATACAACCCTAATTAAAAATGCGAAATCACTACTTGGTACTCCATATAAATGGGGCGGTACAACGACATCAGGATTTGATTGCTCTGGGCTGATCTATTATGTGTACAAGAAACAAGGAATTACACTGCCACGTACATCAGCATCGCTTTATAAAAACACAGGATTAAAGGTATCCTCTCCATCAAAAGGCGACCTAGTCTTCTTTGATACTTCTTCCAATAAAACCGGCGTCAATCATGTTGGTATTTTTATTGGAAACGGAGAATTTATCAGTGCCGCTTCATCAAAAGGAGTCAGCATTGCAAAAATGAACAATTCATATTGGAAAGCAGCCTATAAAGGCGCAAAAACACTATAA